From a region of the Palaeococcus ferrophilus DSM 13482 genome:
- a CDS encoding damage-control phosphatase yields the protein MKIHYECFACAANQCQRIVEMGTDNLELRKKGVIEAAKLMASISGYSVPAIFGSEVFLGVYKVIGNDDPFKEYKELSNKLAEKVVSDLEKEEMDIRTALKLAIIGNVIDFAVGYSPEKIEEDVKTMLKEELYIDHSDELFEALKSAKTLLYLTDNCGEIYFDRLFLKKLKETFPHLEIYIAGKEEPMINDATVEDLKKAGFEELGRVISTGTRIVGVPLDRVSEEFKSIFESADVIIAKGQGNFETLSEINDTRVFYLLKAKCRPIARELGVPQGSMVCMRAR from the coding sequence ATGAAGATACACTACGAGTGCTTTGCCTGCGCCGCCAACCAGTGCCAGAGGATAGTGGAGATGGGTACAGATAATCTCGAACTGCGGAAGAAGGGCGTTATCGAGGCGGCGAAGCTGATGGCAAGCATAAGTGGATACTCTGTTCCAGCGATTTTCGGGAGCGAGGTCTTCCTCGGCGTTTACAAGGTCATAGGCAATGACGACCCGTTCAAAGAGTACAAGGAACTCTCCAACAAGCTTGCGGAGAAGGTCGTAAGCGATCTCGAAAAGGAGGAAATGGACATCAGAACGGCCCTAAAGCTCGCCATCATTGGGAACGTGATTGACTTCGCAGTAGGCTACTCTCCAGAGAAGATCGAGGAAGACGTAAAGACCATGCTCAAAGAGGAGCTCTACATCGACCACTCAGACGAGCTTTTTGAGGCTCTCAAAAGCGCGAAGACCCTCCTCTACCTCACTGACAACTGCGGGGAGATTTACTTCGACAGGCTCTTTTTGAAAAAACTAAAAGAGACCTTTCCGCACCTTGAAATCTACATAGCGGGCAAGGAGGAGCCGATGATAAACGACGCCACCGTTGAAGACCTGAAGAAAGCGGGCTTCGAGGAGCTTGGGAGGGTAATCTCAACTGGCACGAGGATCGTTGGGGTTCCGCTCGACAGGGTCTCCGAGGAGTTTAAGAGCATTTTCGAAAGTGCCGACGTGATAATAGCGAAGGGCCAGGGCAACTTTGAGACGCTGAGCGAAATAAACGATACCAGGGTCTTCTACCTCCTCAAGGCGAAGTGCAGGCCGATAGCGAGGGAGCTTGGGGTGCCGCAGGGGAGCATGGTGTGTATGCGGGCCAGGTAG
- the dph5 gene encoding diphthine synthase has product MAIYFIGLGLYDEKDITLKGLETARKCDAIFAEFYTSLLAGTTIEKVEELIGKPIRRLSREEVELHFERIVLSEAKDKDVAFLTAGDPMVATTHSDLRLRAKEMGVESYVIHAPSIYSAIAITGLHIYKFGKSATVAYPEKNWFPTSHYDVIRENKERGLHTMLFLDIKAEQNRYMTANEAMEILLQVEKMKREGVFTEETLVVVLARAGSLNPTLRAGYVRDMLKEDFGRQPHVMVVPGRLHIVEAEYLVGFAGAPREILEDV; this is encoded by the coding sequence ATGGCGATTTACTTCATAGGTCTGGGCCTCTACGACGAGAAGGACATAACCCTCAAGGGCCTCGAGACTGCGAGAAAGTGCGATGCAATCTTTGCGGAGTTCTACACCTCCCTCTTAGCGGGAACCACCATAGAGAAGGTGGAGGAGCTCATAGGAAAGCCAATTAGACGGCTGAGCAGGGAAGAGGTCGAGCTCCACTTCGAGAGGATCGTGCTGAGCGAGGCGAAGGACAAAGACGTGGCCTTCCTCACAGCTGGCGATCCAATGGTGGCAACAACTCACTCCGATTTGAGACTGAGGGCAAAGGAGATGGGGGTGGAAAGCTACGTCATCCACGCCCCGAGCATCTATTCCGCGATAGCGATAACCGGCCTGCACATCTACAAGTTCGGCAAGAGTGCCACCGTTGCATATCCCGAGAAGAACTGGTTCCCCACGAGCCACTACGACGTGATAAGGGAGAACAAAGAACGCGGGCTCCACACGATGCTCTTCCTCGACATTAAAGCCGAGCAGAACCGCTACATGACCGCCAACGAGGCGATGGAGATACTCCTCCAGGTCGAGAAGATGAAAAGGGAGGGCGTTTTCACAGAGGAGACGCTCGTGGTTGTTTTAGCCAGGGCCGGCTCGCTCAACCCGACGCTAAGGGCGGGCTACGTCAGGGACATGCTAAAGGAGGACTTCGGAAGACAGCCGCACGTCATGGTCGTCCCCGGGAGGCTCCACATAGTTGAGGCGGAGTATCTGGTGGGGTTCGCGGGGGCGCCGAGGGAGATACTGGAGGATGTTTGA